The proteins below are encoded in one region of Salvelinus fontinalis isolate EN_2023a unplaced genomic scaffold, ASM2944872v1 scaffold_0327, whole genome shotgun sequence:
- the LOC129845598 gene encoding PX domain-containing protein 1-like — translation MATVAFEGTSLMNMFVQNCWVVGTQRIISHRGEEEFIEVRTELSDRSILYLHRTDRDLGSLLKRLMDAFPEDRATPTQSALLDGLVRIRNAAEANDIEIRLQEVEKLLRRVVILPIKYSRSEAVLTFFEQSPLDLMIRENNINNMEPYYQSPVTISDIMRCNGFCLANTETIFYDYSAPQDRHRALSVSTCTESAGFGYDTQSGFKETLDIVETASTDGSAEDQETSFPNLTYYQLLTYETDILE, via the exons ATGGCAACTGTTGCTTTTGAGGGAACTTCGCTCATGAACATGTTTGTACAAAACTGTTGGGTTGTTGGCACACAGCGAATAATCAGTCACCGCGGAGAGGAAGAATTCATTGAAGTCCGGACCGAATTGTCGGACAGGAGCATTCTCTATTTGCACAGAACGGACCGCGATCTTGGAAGCCTTCTAAAGAGACTCATGGATGCTTTCCCAGAGGATAGAGCAACTCCTACACAGTCAGCGCTCCTAGATG GACTTGTGCGAATAAGAAACGCTGCAGAGGCCAATGATATTGAGATTCGATTGCAGGAGGTGGAAAAACTACTCAGGAGGGTCGTAATCTTGCCAATTAAG TATTCACGGTCAGAAGCAGTGCTCACGTTCTTTGAGCAATCTCCGCTGGACCTGATGATAAGAgaaaacaacatcaacaacatggagCCGTACTACCAGAGTCCAGTAACAATATCAG ATATCATGAGGTGCAATGGATTTTGTCTGGCTAACACAGAGACCATTTTCTATGACTACAGTGCACCACAGGATAGACATAGAGCCCTGTCAGTGTCCACATGTACAGAGTCTGCGGGTTTTGG GTACGATACCCAATCTGGGTTTAAGGAGACCCTGGACATCGTTGAGACAGCATCAACGGATGGCAGTGCCGAAGACCAAGAAACGTCTTTCCCTAATCTGACGTACTACCAACTGCTGACCTACGAGACTGATATTCTGGAATGA